In the Solirubrobacterales bacterium genome, CGGGCGGACTGCTCTGCGCCTTGTATGCGATCTCAGACTTCGGAGTTGTCTCACTGATGCGCTTTGACACCTTCACTCGGGCGATCTACAACCTCTACCGTTCGTTCTACGATCCGGGCGGAGCAGCACTTCTTGCGTCCCTGGTGATTGTTCTGACCGGCACGATTCTGGCCTTCGAATACCGCCTGCGCCTCGACCCACAAAAGTTGGCCGTCCGTTCGGCTCGCTCCGCAGAGCGCACGCTGGCAACGATCGGACGCTGGCGATATGCAGGCCTCGCCTTCTGCCTGACCGTCTTCCTGCTCTCGATCGCGATGCCGCTGTTCGTGCTCGGTTACTGGATCGCGACCGGTCCTCAGGCTCAGTGGTTCGACGCCGAAACCCTCAATGCGATCACGGGCTCGGTCAGTGCGTCAGGCTGGGCCGCCTTCGCCGCCACCGCGCTTGCGATACCCGTAGCGATCGTGTCGCTCAAGCATCCGGGCCGCGCTGCCCGGGCGATCGAGATCATCACCACCTCGGGCTTTGCGCTGCCGGGCGTTGTTGTCGCCCTCGGCCTCGTGTTCTTCGCAACGCGTTTTGCGGGAGTGCTCTACCAGTCGCTGGCGCTGCTGGTGATCGCCTACGTGATCCGCTTCATCCCCCAGGCGATCGAGGGCGCGCGGGCTGGGCTCGAGCGCGCCGATCCGGGCCTCGACGAAGCAGCGCGCGGACTTGGTGCAAATCGAATGCGCGTCTTTCGGACGATCACCCTGCCGCTCGCAGCCCCCGGTGTGGCCGCAGGAGCGATGCTCGTCTTCCTGACCGCGATGAAGGAGCTCCCCGCGACGCTGATCCTGAAACCGACTGGCTTCGAGACACTCGCGACGCGAATATGGGAGGCGGCGAGCACGGCTTCCTACTCCCAAGCGGCGGTGCCAGCGCTGATCCTGATCGCAATTTCAGCTGTGGCGTTGGCCGCCGGCTCCTCGAAGCGCGTTGACTCCGGGCGACCCCGTCCGCGCGACTGAACTACTAGTTCCGAAGACTCAACTACAATTCCTACCACCGAGGACGGGTATAGACCGTCCCGGGCTCGATCCCCGTCGAAAACACTTACTTACCGAGGACCCCGCTTATGGCGACCATCGACAAGACCCGCATCCCGAACAACCCGATCAAAGAAAAGTCGGACGGCTCACTTGTGGCCAAGAACGGGATCTCCCGCGAGGTCGTCGTCGAGATGTCGAAGATCAAGAACGAGCCGCAGTTCATGTTGGACATGCGCTTGAAGAGCCTTGACATCTTCCACCGCAAGCCCGTCCCAACCTGGGGAGTCGACCTCTCTGGCCTCGACCTTGACGAGCTCGTCCTTTACAGCCCGCCCGGCACAGGCAAGTTCGACAGCTGGGACGACGTCCCCGACGAGCAGAAGGACACCTTCGAGAAGCTCGGCATCCCGCAGGCAGAGCGTGAATACCTCGCCGGCGTAGTCGGAGTATGGGACAACAACACCTTTTACGAGGGACTGAAAGAGCAGTACTCAGACCTCGGAATCATCTTCACCTCGATGGACACCGCAGTCCAGGAGTACCCGGAGCTCGTCGAGCAGTACTTCATGAAGCGCTGCGTCCCGCCGCAGGACAACAAGTACAGCGCGCTGCACGGCGCAATCTGGTCCGGCGGATCCTTCGCATACATCCCGAAGGGCGTGAAGGTCGACCTTCCGCTGCAGGCCTACTTCCGCATGGAAGGTTCGGCCGAAGGCACCTTCGAGCATACGCTGATCATCGCCGAAGAAGGCTCAGAGATCAACTACATCGAGGGCTGCACCGCGCAGAGCTACAGCCTCAACTCGATGCACAGCGCAGTCGTTGAGATCTTCGTCAAGGAAGGCGCCAAGGCGCGTTACACGACCGTTCAGAACTGGTCCAAGGACGTCTACAACCTCAACACCAAGCGCGCAATCGTCGAGGCCGAAGGCACCGTCGAATGGGTCGGCGGCTCGATGGGCGCCAAGTACGTGATGCTCTACCCAGGTAGCTACCTGGTCGGCGAGCACGCCCGCGCGGACCACCTGAACGTCGGCGTCGCCGGCAAGGGAGTCTGGAAGGACACCGGCGCCAAGGTCGTGCACAACGCCCCGAACACCACTTCAAACATCCTCGCCAAGTCGATCTCCAAGGATGGCGGAATCATGGGTTACCGCGGTCTGGTGCGAATGGGCAAGAACTCACAGGGCAGCAAGTCGCGTGTCCAGTGCGACGGCTTGATGATGGATGACCTCTCGCGCTCAGACACCTGGCCCGACATCCAGATCCAGAACCCTTACGTCACGGTTGCCCACGAGGCAGTCGTCGGCAAGATCTCTGACGAGCAGCTCTTTTACCTGCGTTCACGCGGGCTCACAGAGGACGAGGCCGCCGGAATGATCGTCAACGGCTTCATCGAGCCGGTCACGAAGGAGCTCCCGATGGAATACGCGGTCGAGCTCAACCGACTGATCCAGCTCGAGATGGAAGGCTCAGTCGGTTAGTTCCGGCTGAGCGCGCCACTGACGGCGCCCAAGCATGGCCACCACTCCCAGCCAGGCAAACCTCGACAAGAACGAGATCTTCGCCGCGACCATGCGCGAAACGCGCGAGACCCTCGACCGCTGGGGCGAGGAGAAGACAAAGGTCCTCGGCGGCTGGATGATCAAATCGCTTTGCATCGCTCTGACGATGTTGCTTGCGGTGTACATCGTCTCCCTGCTCGTCGGCGGCGCCGACACGTACGCGCTCCCAAACATCCTCGGCAAACCGCACATGTCAGATGTGGTGGTCGTCTTCTTCCGCAACATGCTCGTCCTCGCGCTCCATGGCTTCGTCTGCCTGGCGGGCTTCATGGCAATGCGCGCTCTGCCTGAGCAGTCCAAGTACAAGAGCGGGCTGAACCGCTGGGTGCACGAGCACGCGGGTCCGGCCGCGATGATCTTCGTATCCGCGGCGACGATCTTCTCGATGACGACACAGACCTGGATCCTCGGTAACCAGGTTGCAGATCTTTCCTTCAGCCTCGGCGTGTCGCAGGCCACGTTGATGCTCACCGTCCTCCCTCACGCGGTCCTGGAGTTGACGGCAGTCTTCCTGCCGCTCGCCGCGTTTCTCACGGCAAGCCGCGCGCACGAGTGGGATCAGCTTCTGGCGGCCACGATCGTCACGGTTTCGGTGGCGATCCCGATGGTCATCATCGCCGCGCTCCTGGAGGCGTATCTCTGGCCGACCACGCTCCAGTCCGTGATCTTTTAACCTCTCTCGCCGTGCGCGTCACAGATCGGGAAATCATCGTTCCGGACCTGCCGGAAAACGTCACCTGGGTCAACTTCGAACCAGAGTCGATCGACGACCTCCTGCGCGTTGGTCCGGTGCTGATCGAGTTCTGGGACTTCGCGCGGATCAACTCGCTGCGCACGCTGCCGTACATGGAGGAGTGGACCAGGCGCTACGCCTCATCTGGCGCAACCGTGCTTGGCGTTCATTCGTCGGGCTTCTCGTTCGCAAAGGACGAGACAGTGGTCCGCGATGCGATCAAGCGCCTCGGCGTGCAGCACCCTGTGATCCTCGACCCCGAGTTCCAGCTCTGGCAAGCATTCGAGAACCGCGGCTGGCCCGCGCGCTACCTGTTCGGGCGCCACGGAATGCTCAAGTACTTCCACTACGGCGAGGGTGACTACGACGAGGCCGAGCTGACGCTCCAGGAAGTGCTGCGCGAACTTGACCCGGAGATCGAGCTTGAGCCGATCATGGATCCCCTGCGACCCGAAGACGCCCCCGGCGTTGAGCTGCACCCTCAGACGGCTGACCTGCAACTCCCCGACGGCGCCGACCGCCTGAAGGTGAAGGGCACCTGGGGAAGCGCCGAGGACTACATCCAGTCCGAGAAGGCCGGCAACAAGGTGAGTGTGAAGTGCGATGCCGGCTCGGCGTGGGCAGTTCTTTCAGGCGAGGGCGTTGAGTACCCCGGTCTGCACGAAGTGCCGATCGAAGACGGCCGTGCCTCGGTCGAAGCAGCTGGACCGGGCCTGCGCGTCCACGGCTTTCAGTTCACGCCGAAGCCGCCGATCGCGTAAACAGCGCGATCCGCGCGGCCACCTCGTCGCGCACCGCATCC is a window encoding:
- a CDS encoding iron ABC transporter permease — encoded protein: MSPSASQEPDPRLTSSARQPRRNLIFIPAGFAALLTLIPILYVVVRSIDADHYAWERLFSDRTLELLVNSLGLAGAVAIAAIAISLPYAWLVTSTNMPGRRFFEITGPLPLVVPSYVGAAIMLDAFGPRGLLQQLLESPLGVERVPSIYGFFGAFVTLTLFTYPYVLLLAVAAFKRVDPAMEETARGLGLSPVRAFVRATLPQLRPALVAGGLLCALYAISDFGVVSLMRFDTFTRAIYNLYRSFYDPGGAALLASLVIVLTGTILAFEYRLRLDPQKLAVRSARSAERTLATIGRWRYAGLAFCLTVFLLSIAMPLFVLGYWIATGPQAQWFDAETLNAITGSVSASGWAAFAATALAIPVAIVSLKHPGRAARAIEIITTSGFALPGVVVALGLVFFATRFAGVLYQSLALLVIAYVIRFIPQAIEGARAGLERADPGLDEAARGLGANRMRVFRTITLPLAAPGVAAGAMLVFLTAMKELPATLILKPTGFETLATRIWEAASTASYSQAAVPALILIAISAVALAAGSSKRVDSGRPRPRD
- the sufB gene encoding Fe-S cluster assembly protein SufB produces the protein MATIDKTRIPNNPIKEKSDGSLVAKNGISREVVVEMSKIKNEPQFMLDMRLKSLDIFHRKPVPTWGVDLSGLDLDELVLYSPPGTGKFDSWDDVPDEQKDTFEKLGIPQAEREYLAGVVGVWDNNTFYEGLKEQYSDLGIIFTSMDTAVQEYPELVEQYFMKRCVPPQDNKYSALHGAIWSGGSFAYIPKGVKVDLPLQAYFRMEGSAEGTFEHTLIIAEEGSEINYIEGCTAQSYSLNSMHSAVVEIFVKEGAKARYTTVQNWSKDVYNLNTKRAIVEAEGTVEWVGGSMGAKYVMLYPGSYLVGEHARADHLNVGVAGKGVWKDTGAKVVHNAPNTTSNILAKSISKDGGIMGYRGLVRMGKNSQGSKSRVQCDGLMMDDLSRSDTWPDIQIQNPYVTVAHEAVVGKISDEQLFYLRSRGLTEDEAAGMIVNGFIEPVTKELPMEYAVELNRLIQLEMEGSVG
- a CDS encoding stage II sporulation protein M, which translates into the protein MATTPSQANLDKNEIFAATMRETRETLDRWGEEKTKVLGGWMIKSLCIALTMLLAVYIVSLLVGGADTYALPNILGKPHMSDVVVVFFRNMLVLALHGFVCLAGFMAMRALPEQSKYKSGLNRWVHEHAGPAAMIFVSAATIFSMTTQTWILGNQVADLSFSLGVSQATLMLTVLPHAVLELTAVFLPLAAFLTASRAHEWDQLLAATIVTVSVAIPMVIIAALLEAYLWPTTLQSVIF
- a CDS encoding DipZ protein, which produces MRVTDREIIVPDLPENVTWVNFEPESIDDLLRVGPVLIEFWDFARINSLRTLPYMEEWTRRYASSGATVLGVHSSGFSFAKDETVVRDAIKRLGVQHPVILDPEFQLWQAFENRGWPARYLFGRHGMLKYFHYGEGDYDEAELTLQEVLRELDPEIELEPIMDPLRPEDAPGVELHPQTADLQLPDGADRLKVKGTWGSAEDYIQSEKAGNKVSVKCDAGSAWAVLSGEGVEYPGLHEVPIEDGRASVEAAGPGLRVHGFQFTPKPPIA